The genomic window GAACAAGTAATGCATGCTCTCGTGTTTGTCCGCCTTGTTCAAATCCCGCTTCGAATTCGCCACGCGATGCGTCTACTACCAAGAGAGCAACATCAGCTTGAGTAGCACCAGAAATCATGTTTGGTATAAAGTCTTTGTGACCAGGAGCATCTAATAGTGTAACTACTTTTGTCTCGGTCTCTATACGTGAATATCCGACATCCATAGTAATTCctaaaatattcaattactTAGTTatcatataataattaatttaacattatatAACCATACCTCTTGATCGTTCTTCGCCGGTTTCATCTAAAACCCATGCATACATAAAACTTTGTTTACCCATTTTCTTTGATTCTTGTTCATGCTTGTGCATTACTCTTTGTGAAACATATCCGGTATCAACAAGTAAATGGCCCATTAATGTACTTTTACCTAATCAAGAAATCATTATAGTTTATATTAGACATACCAATATGTGACtggaatatatgtacttacCCGCATCCACATGCCCAATGACAATCATGTGAAAATGAGCCTTTTGTTCTCCTCTTTCCTGAGCGTAAAGTTTTTGAGCATCGCGCTGAGCTTGTTCTTTAGATACTTTAATGGATACTGCCGTTTTATTCATATCTTCATCAATAGGAGTATTCCTTCCAGACACGGCTGGTGACAGTTGCTGCAGTGGCGAATTAACTTCAAAACCACGGCGTATGTCTCTTTCACTCAATGGTTGGGCAGTGACTTTGATTGTAGGTGGGATATTTATGCTGGGAGCTACTTCACGATCaggtgttttttgttttgttgcagaCGACGTAGTGGGCTGTAACGTTTGATTTTTTGACGTACTATTCCCACTAACGGATTTGTGCCGCTTAGGTTTGCTGTTGCATTCGTTATTTAGAATATCGTCGAGTATTTTTGTTATATCATAACCGAAATTAATAGAAGTCTCTACGATTCTTCTTTCTGATATTTGATCTCCAACAACGTTGCGTACTTCATCAATGCAAGATGTAAGTTTCGCTTTGTCAACATCATTTAATATTGGCATTTGAAAATTATCTGAGTCTCGTCGGTCTTTCTCATAAGTGAAACTATCTTCCAATGTTTCCTCCTCctcttcaatatctttattatttttaataaaggcCGACATACTGTGTTGGCCACGGGCTCTGTCATATAGCCATTGCGCGTCTGTTGGGGATATGCAACTATCATCATCAACAGATGTGCCGTAGACATCGTCGTAacctaaaataaatgaaattcaaagtgaaatggtccacaataaataaatttagtttaattccATACTTACCGTCATACTCGTCGTTGTAATCCATAGCCCGCACTATTCTGTGTCGCGACATTGTGCAAGTCTTTTATTACTCAGCCactattaaaatttcacaatatcCTCTATGTGTCaagcaacaataaataattaaaaaaatttgtgaaattttgccACCACATCGAAAACAAATCTAAAATCGAATACCTGCAGAATTATTGGCATGCTACACAGCTGACAGATAACAGTGTTGCCGGTTGATTTGACATAGAGTTGCATAAGGTTTTCTACACTGGGCCGATTTTCCCGACTCACGTATTccaatattatacaaaatttagtttaaaaaagcaCACAAATGTATCGTAAATAACCTTCGTTaaagcttttgaaatattttaacaacCGAAGTATAaattgtatatgcatgtattgtTGGAAAAATTGTAACAATGAAATAATTGGAAACGTTATAACTTGTATAAGATTTGGAATGGATGATTTAATGGGTTCATTTAGTCCTTAAAACAGCTAAAAGTCGTTTTTTCGACTTTACTTACAAAGTTGTACATTATATTTAGTAAGCCGAatcaaaaactgcaaaagtcagcTAATAAGTTTATATTCGTTTTTTCTCTGATTTCGTTATTGCTTACAAATATACAAGATATAATTCATCGCTTGTGCACACTCTTTCGGCCGCGCAATTTATTTTCCACTGTCAGTTGCATTTCATCTTCCATACCAATTCGTTATTGAAGTCGAATCtttgcaacaaaagcaaacgaGGAATTGGTGTTGTCGCAAGTATattttattcgatatttttgttCAACAATTTAACAGTGAcgaaaataattaagtaatcttctgtaataaaaaattgtgcgtaagtttaattttttgcttgaaaaGCACCGATTGTgacatgaaaaaatatatcttcagaaagatgaatatgttggaaaaaaattaagagtaCATAAATTTCAAAGTGGAAAGgaattgaagaaaaagaaagatgtGCTGAAGATTAAATACAAGAAgtaaatacacatatttttgcaaaataaatcaagtattttatttaaaaatgctaaatatttatataaactataAATGGTGTAATAAATAGTGATGTCAAGTGCAATAAAAGTGGTTTATTCTTGTCCCCAATAAAAAGGATAAAATAAGAGCTAGAATTTTCACAAACGGAGTGTAAAATTGTTTCAGTGCTGATTTGATTAGGTCCAAATTAGCCGAGTAACCAAATAGTCAcggttgtcataaagttgttaTATCTGTGCTCAgcttataaaaaacatttgcacTAATTAAATATAATGCAGAACAGTAGCAATTCCAACCGTCAAGGCAAAGAGAAACGTTTCTCTATCCACGATGCATTCGAAGAGGAGACAGACGAGGCCATACGCGTGTATGGTTCCACCGTGATATCAACACCCATGCGTGCAAAGCAACGTTCAACCGATGATGTATCCATTCGCATTCAGGATCCAAAGTAAGTGGATATTTATGAAcatacattaaatatattatatatatacatacgtacatatatacatatttttcaaattttgtcgaGATATTAATGTCTTACAAAAGTATGTacaagaataaataataatgctACAGAATCAACATTAACATTAAGCTTAGAGGAGTAAATCTTATCAACcaatttataatatacattcaaaaattatattatttaatcaTATGTAATACAAATTacgttttaaattaaaatgtaattctCTAATTTCCAATTCATAATTGTTGAAttgtgcttttttgttgttgtcaattTTGATTGCAGTTCAGAGATTACCTCTAAGTAGTAAAATGATCGATTAGCATGAAGcgttatataagtacatacatatgtacatatgtatatgcatatgcgtgggggaatataaattaataaaatgatcTTACAAAATCCGCACCATTCCCAAGTGTGTGGTTTTATatactttaattattatttttactttaattatagACAAACACTTGTCACTAATGGGTACGAGTGTATTCATGTAATAATTTATCACAAAGATAAGTagataagtaaatacatatatttaaaacttattaaTTAAACACTTTAACGACCATATCTTCAAATATACCCTcattttctatttgtttgacaaaaaagtatatatgtatatatataagtatacacatataataATTGTACTTTGCTCTAAATGATTCGAGGCATCACTTGCGAACATCTATTCACTGTGCCAATGGCACACGAGTTTACTCTTCACGATTGTCTCTAATCGCTTGCCAACGTCAACGTCACCATGGGTTTGAATTTGAAAACGGTAGTCCGCATAAACGTCCCAAGTGACCATCCGGCGAGTTCACTCACATTTACGCTTTTACAATGGCAATGCAATGCAAATGAAGCAATTATAACGAAAAATAGCCACAGAAAAGTATGAAACTATAAATACGTACACAGGCaactgaaataaaatgaattaagaaagcaaaaaatcaaaaatgtgtcAATGATTCGTTaattgttacatacatatacatatgtatttgcgcTTGTCGCTCTAAATGTCAATATGATTGTTTTCAAttgttttgtaaacattttcgtTACCGATTTGCCGGCGGGGAAAATAACAATTACAGCAATAGAAGTGGTTTCATTGCGCCATGCAGcatagtattattattttttttatttcaatttgtttttgtatttcatatTACACCGCTGTTATATTTTCCGCCGTCGCATTCAATGAACTGCATTACTAATTTTATCACAGTTGTTTGTGTTGCTGCGAGTTTATACAACTATTTACACACCCAGTGGGAAATATAATTCCAATTGAACTTCTTAGCTTTTAAAGCAAGCGcgttttttagaaattttttggtaaagaAACAGTTGGGCATTTTCCGGAGATACAAACATTATAACAAATAACTTTCGATTTTTAGACAGTAgaaaattcataataatttattattggaaAATTTCTTAGTAAACTTGATTATTTCGTGAtacacaaaaaagtaaaagtcgTTTTGGTATTCCCGCAGAGTACACATTTTCAAATGTTTGTAAACAAACAGTTTATTTATAGTTTGATAAGACGCGTGTGACAGAAATAAAATAGTTCAATTGGTATCAATTTGATAAGGTGATAAATATGAGTAACACACGTggtgataataaaaaaattcaaagtctAATCAACAAGTAAGAAAGTCGATTGTTGCTATGTTTGTTATTGTAGAGCGgataatattaaaatgaaacacAATTATAGGAGAGTGGAATGGTGAATTCTACAATAGTGAATTTGTAAATATcgttttattatgtaaaaaaatgttaggTAAACTTAtagcttaatataaaaaatcctaTTTCTATCTCGAttgttttatacaaatatatttttttgcttcgaCAGTCGCACTTTGAACAGCTCCATTGCACAACTGGACTGTTCCAGTTACCGCACGCGACCCCAATCGATATTgatcgtacatacatacgtttgtaGATAGCATGAGCCGCATTTAAAATGTACAATCGTACTCGCTTGTAAACCCGATTATTACTCACAAATTTATTATCCCATTACAAGTTGTATTATTTAATGCTGGTGtgcacaaatatgtatgtatatgtatatgtacattcttaCATAGTTAACGCCTTaactacaaattttattgctgttacatttttcaaatttgcaagTAAAATTATTAGAGTAttacaatttaattacaaaatagtCTGACTAggactttttttttgcatttttttgtttaaatgatGTAATTTGTAGTGGAAAATCGATTTACAATTGCATTTAAACTTTGACTgcttatttttgtatgtatatacactgtATATTATACAGTACAATATAGAATTGGTTGATCAGTCAGAATTCCAATATGAAATACTCTTGCGTTTGTATAATACTGTATATTCAATACAAATCATGCACGTACATGAGCAGCACTGAGAACTTTACTGATTTGAGCCGGCCTACAAATCAAGACATGACAATCAGCGAAGATATTTTCAGTAGGTAGTTGCAATTTAAATATCGTCGTTAGGAAATCTTACCGAAAACTTATCTTAGATCGAGATCTTATaaagtttatacatacatatgtatcatatgtatataaattatcagcgtgacgagctgaatcgatttagccatgttcgtctgtctgtctgtccgtctgtttaTTAGCGAGCAAGTctatcagtttttgagatattagtTTGACATTTTACACATGCCCTTTGCTCACCGAGCAGCACATTTGTTAGACCATATCGCACCACTATAACATGTACTTAGCTGCCATAGAATAAGATAAATGGacgaggattgcaccgcgaccttagatCTGTTGTgtcctctcctaaatcacaaagactCACCGAGCCACAGGagattgataaagtccaatatactgctaggtgctagtGAGCCGTATTTATCCCtgtttggaaacatggatcccaGAGCCTTTATCCTGCAATGCAGACTCCTAGGCAGTCAATTAGCAGCTGTTCTGaagtttcaggctccctgtcaCAGAAGCAGTCATTTGCGTAAGAAACTAGGACCACGTTACATAAGTGTTTCTTCGTCTTGcagtggccagtgtagaatgcgACAAGTAGATTGAATTTTTCCCTATGGTTATtaattacttatatacatatgtatttagacCTGCGGAGGTTATAATAAGAAACTGAACTTTTCGAATTCGATTAACCCAATTTGCgggtactttttccactaaatcacgttgtacatacatatgtcatgaatagcacgttcaatattgttttctaaagcttgaagagagtctggatTACTgcaaagaccaatgacttcaaataaccccacaagaagttGTCTCAtagtgttaaatcacaacttcttggaaaCCATTCAATGCCACAATTTCTCGAAATAATCGAATCTGAAAACTTTTCTTGCAATAACTCGTTTGTTGCACGAGCTTTGCGGcgtcgtcttgttggaaccagatgttttcgagatcaacttcttccaattgcggctaTAAAAGTTGTTTATCATCAATCTAAATCTAAATCCGCTCGCCATTACAGCCACGGTGTTACCAGCTTCAtttaaagcgcccatacacgagcacacaagtgcgttcgatcggtatgtgtgcgcttgcaatttatcgtgtatgggcttgttcgcgtaccgatccatgttcgcgaaaatgtttgattttttacgatcggtgcgcgaacaggTTTATCGTGTATAGCGTTGttggcgcacaaaatctcatttctctcgtgtcgccgaacagtgaagatcgcggacaatggcaagtgttaagggggtgagcctgctttcgaggcttcaaaaaaaaatcgatttttttgaggatttttttgggagggaaagaaataattgactcaagcgaaatttctagactttatagttatatatttgaacatctttcacaatttttttggatacgaaatctttgatattctgcctttgggaagcaattacccgatgcatctcgcatgtacgtttttcggacggcgggcaggatgcaggtcgcaatttctaacggaaacaaaaaattcaaagaaa from Bactrocera tryoni isolate S06 chromosome 5, CSIRO_BtryS06_freeze2, whole genome shotgun sequence includes these protein-coding regions:
- the LOC120776895 gene encoding HBS1-like protein — protein: MSRHRIVRAMDYNDEYDGYDDVYGTSVDDDSCISPTDAQWLYDRARGQHSMSAFIKNNKDIEEEEETLEDSFTYEKDRRDSDNFQMPILNDVDKAKLTSCIDEVRNVVGDQISERRIVETSINFGYDITKILDDILNNECNSKPKRHKSVSGNSTSKNQTLQPTTSSATKQKTPDREVAPSINIPPTIKVTAQPLSERDIRRGFEVNSPLQQLSPAVSGRNTPIDEDMNKTAVSIKVSKEQAQRDAQKLYAQERGEQKAHFHMIVIGHVDAGKSTLMGHLLVDTGYVSQRVMHKHEQESKKMGKQSFMYAWVLDETGEERSRGITMDVGYSRIETETKVVTLLDAPGHKDFIPNMISGATQADVALLVVDASRGEFEAGFEQGGQTREHALLVRSLGVNQLGVVINKLDMVDWSKERFDEIVGKLKIFLRQAGFKESDVTFIPCSGLSGENLSKPAQAPALKAWYKGPHLLSVIDNFKLPERSIDRPLRMSVSDIYKGTGSGFCISGRIETGVLSVNDRVLVGASREQAQAKALQIDEIPQTNAFAGDQLSVTLSGVDMSTVSVGSIICDPQNPIPVTNRFQARILVFNVTVPITIGYPVLLHYQSLIEPAVLSKLQAQLHKSTGETIKKKPRVLGNNTCALVEIETTRPICVERYADFKELGRFMLRVGGVTIAAGMVTKIR